The following proteins are co-located in the Microbulbifer sp. VAAF005 genome:
- a CDS encoding 3-hydroxyacyl-CoA dehydrogenase NAD-binding domain-containing protein, whose amino-acid sequence MSSVSYELIGDIGVIRLNNPPVNALSHGLREGIWGAIKDAQGDASKALVLVCEGRTFIAGADITEFGKPPQAPALSEVIVEIENSCKPVIAAIHGTALGGGFEVALACHYRCAIASAKVGLPEVKLGLLPGAGGTQRTPRLAGVAAALELITKGSPIPASKAKSLKLIDRVIDDDLLEGALAFTRELITNEAPLRRVRDIVIDPDSIPEGLFDDFRKRLEKRSRGQLAPQHIVTCIEAAVHQPFDKGLAKELDLFIECLLSSQSAALRHLFFAERTATKVTGLPKDLPTREIKSVGIIGGGTMGGGIAMNFANVGIPVKLVEVDQTAINRGLAVIDKNYTISMQKGKLTEGQKTHCLSLISGTTDYADLADVDLVIEAVFENMELKQEIFAKLDRSCKPGTILATNTSYQDIDQIAAATNRPQDVIGMHFFSPANVMKLLEVVRGSQSADDVIATAMQLAKTIKKVPVLAGNCYGFIGNRMLRPYGRESQLCLIEGSTPEQIDSVMQSWGMAMGPIAVGDLAGLDIGYKARQGLSESERGEPKTYCIADALVEMGRLGQKSGAGYYRYDPETRARSSDPEVLKVIEAQAKSEGVVRREISDEEILNRLTFALINEGAKILEEGIAQRPSDIDVVYVYGYGFPPHRGGPMHYADRIGLKEIYEKICTFRQQHGDTYWTPAPLLERLAQEGKTFAQWADGKI is encoded by the coding sequence ATGTCTAGTGTAAGTTATGAACTCATTGGCGATATCGGTGTAATTCGATTGAACAATCCCCCTGTGAACGCCCTTTCTCACGGCTTGCGTGAGGGCATTTGGGGAGCGATTAAGGACGCTCAAGGCGATGCATCGAAAGCCCTGGTGCTAGTGTGTGAAGGCCGAACTTTTATCGCTGGTGCGGACATTACGGAATTTGGCAAGCCGCCACAGGCACCCGCCCTATCAGAAGTGATTGTGGAAATAGAAAACTCCTGTAAACCAGTGATCGCCGCCATTCACGGCACGGCACTCGGCGGTGGATTCGAAGTCGCACTAGCCTGCCATTACCGCTGTGCAATAGCATCGGCCAAAGTGGGGCTTCCAGAAGTCAAACTGGGATTATTGCCAGGGGCCGGTGGCACCCAGCGAACCCCACGCTTGGCTGGTGTTGCCGCTGCACTGGAGTTAATCACAAAAGGCAGCCCAATACCGGCCTCTAAAGCCAAAAGTCTAAAGTTAATAGACCGGGTTATCGATGATGACTTGTTAGAGGGAGCCCTCGCCTTTACCCGTGAATTGATAACAAATGAAGCTCCTCTGCGCCGAGTCAGAGACATCGTAATAGATCCTGACAGCATTCCTGAGGGGTTATTTGATGATTTCCGCAAGCGCCTTGAAAAGAGATCACGAGGTCAGCTTGCACCGCAACATATTGTTACCTGTATAGAGGCCGCAGTTCACCAGCCTTTTGATAAAGGGCTTGCTAAAGAGCTCGACTTGTTTATCGAATGCCTGCTCTCCAGCCAATCGGCCGCCCTCAGGCATTTATTTTTTGCCGAGCGCACTGCAACCAAAGTCACAGGCTTACCAAAAGACCTACCCACCAGGGAGATAAAGAGCGTGGGCATTATCGGTGGAGGCACTATGGGCGGAGGCATCGCCATGAACTTTGCCAATGTCGGTATTCCAGTCAAGCTGGTAGAAGTCGATCAAACTGCGATAAATCGAGGGCTAGCAGTGATCGACAAGAATTACACCATCAGCATGCAGAAAGGGAAACTCACCGAAGGTCAAAAAACTCATTGTCTCTCGTTGATTTCCGGCACAACTGACTACGCAGACCTAGCTGACGTAGACCTGGTCATTGAGGCCGTATTTGAAAATATGGAGCTCAAACAGGAAATTTTTGCCAAATTGGATCGCTCCTGCAAACCCGGTACCATCCTTGCAACCAACACTTCTTACCAGGATATTGATCAAATCGCAGCTGCAACTAACAGGCCTCAAGACGTTATAGGGATGCATTTTTTCAGCCCTGCCAATGTAATGAAACTACTCGAGGTGGTTCGCGGCTCGCAAAGTGCTGACGATGTAATTGCCACTGCCATGCAACTCGCTAAAACGATCAAGAAAGTACCCGTATTAGCGGGAAACTGTTACGGCTTTATTGGCAATCGAATGTTGCGCCCCTATGGCAGAGAGTCGCAGCTGTGTTTAATCGAGGGCTCAACCCCGGAGCAGATTGATTCGGTTATGCAGTCTTGGGGGATGGCTATGGGCCCTATCGCCGTTGGAGATCTAGCGGGACTGGATATCGGTTACAAGGCCCGCCAGGGCCTGAGCGAATCAGAAAGAGGAGAGCCAAAAACCTACTGTATTGCAGATGCCCTGGTTGAAATGGGCCGCCTGGGCCAGAAAAGTGGAGCCGGCTACTATCGCTACGATCCCGAAACTCGCGCTCGCAGCAGCGACCCGGAAGTGCTGAAAGTCATTGAGGCCCAAGCTAAAAGCGAAGGGGTAGTACGGCGGGAAATTTCCGACGAGGAGATTCTAAACCGCCTAACTTTCGCACTGATTAATGAAGGAGCCAAAATCCTGGAGGAAGGCATAGCCCAACGTCCGAGTGATATAGATGTTGTATATGTTTACGGTTATGGCTTTCCACCCCATCGTGGAGGACCGATGCACTATGCCGACAGAATCGGCTTGAAGGAGATCTACGAAAAAATATGTACTTTCCGCCAGCAGCATGGAGATACCTACTGGACTCCAGCCCCTTTACTGGAACGGCTAGCCCAAGAGGGAAAAACATTTGCGCAATGGGCTGATGGCAAAATCTAA
- a CDS encoding 3-oxoadipyl-CoA thiolase: protein MSHAYIYDGGRSVFGRHGGSLSSIRPDNLLAHVIRTLTERNNFNPQHFEDVIAGNTNQAGEDSRNVARFSGLLAGLPISTGGITVNRLCGSGLSAIADAARCIRASEGELFIAGGVESMSRAPLVLSKANSAFDRNQVLADTTLGPRFTNPDIVAEYGSHSMPQTADNIASDLNICREECDTFALASQTKYESARTDGFFVDEIIPIEVPQGRKKPALLIDTDEHPRPNATLERLQALPALFEDGVVTAGNASGINDGAAALIIGSAEAGQAADLKPRARILASAIAGVEPRVMGLGPVPATRKALARAGLELGDMDVMEFNEAFAVQAMGCLKMLEIDYADPRVNPNGGAIAVGHPLGASGARILLTALRQLERTGGRYALATMCIGIGQGIAVIIERI, encoded by the coding sequence ATGTCACATGCCTATATTTATGACGGCGGCCGCAGTGTTTTTGGCCGCCACGGGGGCAGCCTTTCCAGTATCCGGCCCGACAACCTGCTTGCCCATGTCATCAGGACCCTGACTGAAAGAAATAATTTTAACCCTCAACATTTTGAGGACGTTATTGCGGGCAATACCAATCAGGCGGGAGAAGACAGTCGCAACGTTGCCCGATTTTCAGGCCTGCTAGCAGGCCTGCCCATATCCACTGGCGGCATAACGGTAAATCGCCTTTGTGGTTCCGGCTTGTCCGCCATAGCAGATGCCGCTCGCTGCATTCGCGCCTCGGAAGGAGAGCTATTTATCGCGGGAGGTGTCGAATCAATGAGTCGCGCCCCCCTGGTTCTCTCCAAAGCCAACAGTGCTTTTGATCGCAATCAGGTATTGGCAGATACGACCCTAGGCCCCCGCTTCACCAACCCAGACATTGTTGCTGAGTATGGAAGCCACAGCATGCCTCAGACCGCAGACAATATTGCATCAGACCTGAATATTTGCCGGGAAGAGTGCGATACATTTGCATTGGCATCACAAACCAAATACGAGTCGGCGCGTACCGATGGCTTCTTTGTCGATGAAATTATTCCCATCGAAGTACCCCAAGGCCGCAAGAAGCCAGCGCTTCTTATCGATACAGATGAACATCCCCGCCCCAATGCAACATTGGAGCGACTTCAAGCCCTACCCGCACTTTTCGAAGATGGAGTGGTTACTGCCGGCAACGCTTCCGGCATCAACGATGGCGCGGCGGCACTCATTATTGGTAGCGCCGAAGCCGGCCAAGCAGCGGATCTAAAACCTAGGGCACGTATTCTCGCCAGCGCCATTGCAGGAGTAGAGCCGCGGGTGATGGGGTTGGGCCCGGTACCGGCTACCCGTAAAGCCCTTGCCCGGGCAGGCTTGGAACTTGGGGATATGGATGTAATGGAGTTCAACGAAGCTTTTGCAGTACAGGCTATGGGCTGCCTCAAAATGCTCGAAATTGATTATGCGGACCCACGGGTAAATCCCAATGGTGGTGCCATCGCCGTTGGTCACCCCCTGGGGGCCAGTGGTGCCCGTATTTTGTTGACAGCATTGCGCCAGCTGGAACGTACCGGCGGGCGCTATGCACTGGCCACCATGTGTATCGGGATTGGCCAGGGCATCGCCGTAATCATAGAACGCATATAA
- a CDS encoding acyl-CoA dehydrogenase family protein, producing MDFSYSEEQRMLQSSVSKFIQQDYDFDRRCKIVSNDIGFSKENWKLFAELGWLMVPFGKDDGGLGGSAVDLMVVMEEFGRGLVAEPFLASVVLSGGLIADCASEVQKRELLGMLMEGQLQLAFAFTESQSRYNLTDIAMTAVKDGDNYLLNGHKAVVLNGDVADKLLVAVRTSGAQRDREGITLLLVDPNTEGLQRHGYATVDAHRAAEIKFSNVKVPIANLIGEEGAALGAIEKAVDRATLALCAEAVGAMERIYKKTVEYTKTREQFGVPIGKFQALQHRMVDMFTEYEQARSILLMAALQLDSNNGVAPKAISAAKSRIGKAARIIGQEAIQLHGGIGVTEELDVSHYFKRLTTTQYLFGSTDYHTLRFAKL from the coding sequence ATGGATTTTTCCTACAGCGAAGAGCAGCGGATGCTGCAAAGCAGTGTGAGCAAGTTTATCCAGCAGGATTATGACTTTGACCGTCGTTGTAAAATAGTGAGTAACGATATTGGCTTCAGTAAGGAAAATTGGAAGCTATTTGCGGAACTCGGCTGGTTAATGGTGCCATTTGGAAAGGATGATGGAGGCCTAGGAGGCTCCGCCGTAGACTTGATGGTGGTTATGGAGGAGTTCGGTCGAGGTTTAGTGGCTGAGCCTTTCCTGGCCAGTGTTGTTCTCAGTGGTGGTCTTATCGCTGACTGCGCCAGTGAGGTGCAAAAGCGAGAACTCCTGGGAATGTTAATGGAAGGCCAATTGCAATTGGCATTCGCTTTTACTGAGTCCCAGAGTCGCTATAACCTTACTGATATAGCCATGACTGCGGTAAAGGATGGAGACAATTACCTCCTGAATGGACATAAAGCTGTCGTTCTAAATGGTGACGTAGCAGATAAACTCTTAGTTGCTGTGCGGACTAGCGGAGCACAGCGAGATCGTGAGGGGATCACCTTACTACTTGTCGATCCCAATACAGAAGGGCTTCAGCGGCATGGATATGCCACTGTGGATGCACACCGTGCCGCCGAAATTAAATTCAGTAACGTGAAAGTACCCATAGCTAATCTTATAGGGGAAGAGGGGGCGGCTTTAGGAGCTATAGAAAAGGCTGTTGATAGAGCGACGTTGGCATTGTGTGCAGAAGCTGTTGGAGCTATGGAAAGGATCTATAAGAAGACAGTTGAGTACACTAAGACGCGGGAGCAGTTTGGTGTTCCTATTGGCAAGTTCCAGGCACTACAGCACCGCATGGTGGATATGTTTACTGAGTATGAGCAAGCGCGCTCAATATTGTTGATGGCTGCGCTACAGCTTGATAGCAATAACGGAGTTGCGCCTAAGGCGATATCCGCTGCAAAAAGCCGTATTGGTAAAGCTGCGCGGATTATCGGCCAGGAGGCGATACAGTTACATGGCGGTATAGGGGTTACTGAGGAGTTGGATGTAAGTCACTACTTTAAGCGTCTAACAACAACTCAGTACCTATTTGGCAGTACTGATTACCACACTTTACGATTTGCCAAGCTGTAA
- a CDS encoding acyl-CoA dehydrogenase family protein, with protein MNIDFSPEELAFQQEVQQFLQEKLPEDIREKTLKEIPLEKEDFVRWQKILYEQGWAATNWPVEYGGTGWTPTQKHIWADECANYGVPELIPFGLKMVAPVIFTYGSEEQKQRFLPDILASNVWWCQGYSEPNAGSDLASLKTTAVRDGDEYIVNGTKTWNTLGHFADWIFCLVRTGGPQVKNQAAISFLLIDMNHPGITVSPIMTLGGHHEVNEIHFDNVRVPVENRIGEEGQGWTYAKVLLTHERTGIARVAKSKKRLQTLKDLAKETCDGENSLLENPAFAQKLAEVEIDLLALEFTELRTLAAVSTGGAPGAESSILKIKGTEVAQLIDELYMETAGYYGMPFVREQFRSGFDGEWVGPGVIAGSVPRYLNNRKSSIYGGSNEIQKNIISKWVLGL; from the coding sequence ATGAATATAGATTTTTCTCCCGAAGAGTTAGCTTTTCAGCAGGAGGTCCAGCAGTTTCTCCAAGAGAAACTTCCTGAAGATATTAGAGAGAAAACCCTGAAGGAAATCCCCCTGGAGAAAGAGGATTTTGTCCGCTGGCAAAAAATACTCTATGAGCAAGGGTGGGCAGCTACGAATTGGCCGGTTGAATATGGAGGTACCGGTTGGACACCTACTCAGAAACACATTTGGGCAGACGAATGTGCTAACTATGGTGTACCAGAGTTGATTCCTTTCGGCTTAAAAATGGTTGCTCCAGTGATCTTTACCTACGGTAGTGAAGAACAAAAGCAACGATTTCTGCCTGACATCCTGGCAAGTAATGTCTGGTGGTGTCAGGGGTATTCGGAACCAAATGCTGGCTCAGATTTAGCTTCCTTAAAAACAACAGCTGTCCGTGATGGCGATGAGTATATTGTCAACGGCACCAAGACCTGGAATACCTTGGGTCACTTTGCAGACTGGATATTTTGTTTGGTTCGTACTGGTGGGCCTCAAGTAAAGAACCAGGCTGCTATCAGCTTCTTGCTAATTGATATGAATCACCCCGGTATTACGGTATCGCCAATTATGACCTTGGGTGGTCACCATGAAGTAAATGAAATCCATTTCGATAATGTGAGGGTGCCGGTAGAAAACCGTATTGGCGAGGAGGGACAAGGGTGGACTTACGCCAAGGTTTTGTTAACTCATGAACGCACCGGTATTGCGCGGGTGGCAAAATCCAAAAAACGCTTACAAACGTTAAAGGATTTAGCCAAAGAGACCTGCGATGGAGAAAATAGTCTGCTTGAGAACCCGGCTTTTGCCCAAAAACTGGCCGAAGTTGAAATTGATCTCTTGGCCCTGGAGTTTACTGAACTACGTACGCTTGCGGCGGTAAGTACCGGTGGTGCGCCAGGAGCGGAATCTTCCATCCTTAAAATCAAAGGAACCGAAGTCGCTCAACTTATCGATGAACTGTATATGGAGACGGCGGGTTACTACGGAATGCCGTTTGTGAGAGAGCAGTTTAGGAGCGGATTTGACGGAGAATGGGTGGGCCCCGGTGTTATTGCCGGCAGTGTGCCTCGTTACTTAAACAACCGTAAATCCTCAATTTATGGCGGAAGTAATGAGATCCAGAAAAATATTATCAGTAAATGGGTACTTGGCCTGTAA
- a CDS encoding acyl-CoA synthetase, whose product MSITPIQSSDTMLQSLAEIQEYEKVPLSQRYPWESTFDLIRQSARLYQHDSAIEFLPTAAPDEDTVKVSFSELSQRVHQTANLFHSIGVEPTDTVTLLLPNLPETHFALWGGQAAGITSPINPLLEPEHIIEIMNTTRAKVLVTLGQDLSEEIWDKVTQILEQVPTLKTLLLISKKPISNTPVPAGIHADNFVSAISQQPDDHLKSERYIQGSETASYFHTGGTTGRPKIARLTHSNIAFVAQLSADTSSSKGRFATLSGLPLFHIFGTVVAGIGTLLAGRTIVIMTPSGFRSPNVLPNWWHHVARFQVKGFAAVPTILGVLLQIPVGDNDISCLTDIGCGASTLPTGLKNAFEEKFNVLVSNGYGMTESSCLLARPPTDMQAPEGSVGRRLPYMEMKIAEVDGTRLVRTSNTGEVGIVLARGPHIFSGYLSEEDNAKAWVDKSWFNTGDMGYLDGDGNLFLTGRAKDLIIRGGHNIDPALIEEPLSRHPAVAIAVAVGQPDAYAGEVPVAYVTLFPSTNPPTEEQLIDYCRSQISERAAIPKRVEIIDEIPLTAVAKVFKPALRNRATEYVVGQALEEKSITAKFSAHFDTSLGQVAKVQLEQASSKADVEEALENLPVALEFE is encoded by the coding sequence ATGTCGATCACGCCCATTCAATCCTCCGATACAATGTTGCAGTCACTTGCTGAAATTCAGGAGTATGAAAAAGTCCCCCTTTCGCAGCGATACCCCTGGGAAAGCACTTTTGATTTAATCCGGCAATCTGCCCGCCTCTACCAACATGACTCGGCCATCGAATTCCTGCCAACGGCCGCACCTGACGAAGACACGGTTAAAGTAAGTTTCTCCGAGTTATCCCAGCGAGTGCACCAGACTGCCAATCTTTTTCACTCCATCGGTGTTGAGCCAACCGATACAGTGACTTTATTACTACCCAATTTGCCAGAAACCCATTTTGCACTTTGGGGAGGCCAGGCAGCAGGTATTACCAGCCCTATTAATCCGTTGCTGGAACCCGAACATATAATCGAAATTATGAATACCACCAGGGCTAAAGTCCTGGTCACTCTTGGCCAAGATCTTAGCGAGGAAATATGGGATAAAGTAACGCAAATTCTCGAGCAAGTTCCCACATTAAAAACTCTGTTACTAATCAGTAAAAAGCCAATTAGCAATACTCCAGTTCCAGCGGGTATTCACGCAGATAATTTTGTCTCGGCTATATCCCAACAGCCGGACGATCATCTAAAGAGTGAGCGTTATATCCAGGGGAGTGAAACCGCTAGTTATTTCCACACCGGGGGCACTACTGGAAGACCTAAAATAGCCCGCTTAACTCACAGCAATATTGCCTTCGTCGCTCAATTAAGTGCTGATACGTCATCCAGTAAAGGGCGCTTCGCTACCCTGAGCGGACTTCCACTGTTTCATATTTTCGGGACGGTTGTTGCGGGTATTGGCACCCTATTGGCCGGACGCACAATTGTTATCATGACACCCTCTGGTTTTCGCTCACCCAATGTCCTACCAAATTGGTGGCATCATGTTGCGCGTTTTCAGGTGAAAGGCTTTGCCGCCGTCCCCACCATCCTCGGTGTATTGCTGCAAATTCCCGTGGGTGACAATGACATCAGCTGTCTAACAGATATTGGCTGTGGAGCCTCCACCCTGCCAACGGGGTTGAAGAATGCCTTTGAGGAGAAGTTCAATGTTCTTGTCAGTAATGGCTACGGCATGACGGAGTCCAGCTGCCTTTTAGCTCGCCCTCCTACCGATATGCAAGCCCCTGAAGGCAGCGTCGGCAGGCGATTGCCTTATATGGAAATGAAAATTGCCGAAGTAGACGGTACCCGACTGGTTAGAACCAGCAATACAGGAGAGGTGGGCATAGTACTCGCGCGCGGGCCACATATTTTTTCTGGCTACTTATCAGAAGAGGATAATGCTAAAGCCTGGGTCGATAAGTCCTGGTTTAATACCGGCGATATGGGATATCTCGATGGAGATGGTAACCTGTTCTTAACTGGGCGGGCCAAGGATTTAATTATTCGCGGCGGCCACAATATAGATCCGGCTCTGATCGAAGAACCATTATCCCGTCACCCTGCCGTTGCTATTGCCGTTGCAGTTGGTCAACCAGATGCTTATGCCGGAGAAGTTCCAGTAGCTTACGTTACCCTGTTTCCATCCACTAACCCGCCCACAGAAGAACAACTCATTGACTATTGCCGCAGCCAAATTTCTGAACGTGCAGCCATTCCTAAGCGCGTGGAAATTATTGATGAGATTCCACTCACTGCTGTAGCCAAAGTATTCAAGCCGGCTCTGCGCAATCGCGCTACCGAATATGTCGTAGGCCAGGCATTAGAGGAAAAAAGTATTACCGCTAAGTTTTCTGCCCACTTCGATACATCCCTTGGCCAGGTAGCAAAAGTTCAACTTGAACAAGCCTCCAGTAAAGCCGATGTAGAGGAAGCCCTGGAAAATTTACCCGTGGCTTTGGAGTTTGAATAA